DNA sequence from the Armigeres subalbatus isolate Guangzhou_Male chromosome 1, GZ_Asu_2, whole genome shotgun sequence genome:
AAtcttcaaataattttcaaacgcgatgcggattatgttttatgttttatgttttatgttttatgttttatgttttatgttttatgttttatgttttatgttttatgttttatgttttatgttttatgttttatgttttatgttttatgttttatgttttatgttttatgttttatgttttatgttttatgttttatgttttatgttttatgctcAATACATTTAGATACATATTGGAATTTAAATGTCGATGATCCATTTTTATTCAATCTAATCAACACTCTCTTATCTGTTTTTTTAACCACTAGAAGTAGCTGACCTTGGACGTGAACTCTACATAGAGTTAAGCCATCCAGGCTTCGTCAGAATCTTCATTCGGTTGAACTAGGGGTTCCCTAATGAAGATGTTATCGAGTATGTAGTACTCAGTGACGCTTCAGACAACTGAAGAGATAGTTTGTTGTAATttgaccagggaatcaatttttcatcGAGCTTTGTTTTTGTAGGAAATAATAGGTCCATTCCTTCATCtgtgctgccacctggaaataatgagcatgagcatgagcattatgaccgcacaactcgtagttgctactccgtgtttGACTGAGCTTGCTTCGTGAAACTTTTTTTCTCAActaaaaattcttcacgccgaatcacgccgccgccgaacattgcttgcggcgtgacgccgccgacgccgccgccgccggtgtaaaaatggccttacgccgccgccgttcacaaatacttcggcgcacaggtctacgtggacaaataatttaactgagcgttatttcaaaattatcgaTCTAATAAGATGAGGCTTGGgtctagctacccattctcaatgtacacgtttcgggagctcaaatatctaaagtcaataacggcgccggccatgtcctcacggtcatataggaagggaaggattgttagtccgactctcgttgctactagagaccgagtatgcctctgcatctccacgattgccttgggataggatatcgttttagttccaaaggataatttatctagTTTCACTTCGGTGAGTGATGCGaactatgggatgggaaataacactgaTTCGCTGTCTCGCCacgagaaaaatgttaaaccatgcacgcccggtggcatatgaaaacggAGGAGAAatgttttggacgaccgaaagGACGCGCAGTactctgtacttacttgcccgatagctactgcaaacaattctcgcgtgatttttgaaaacgtcgtccAAAAGTCCAAAGAGAGTccaaaagagagactctctttgtttactttctctttcggttattacaaagccatactaacatttacattggattttccagtaccgatcggaagaaaatagctttgtctagtgtgctgaggtgaaaatattgcaacaaattttatacTAGCCTtaatattagcaaaagagagcgtaatgaaagagagtctctcatttggacttacgacgttttcaaaaatcacgcgagaattgaAGATCGCACTTGTCTCGAACGGAACAAAGCGTGATACATGCGCATTAGCCACCGAACAcgaaatagatattttattattttccagaCGActgaaacacgcactgcacttactttcacgatggctactgcaaactcgcttactggagaaacacgactggacaaggAACAAACTTtaactttctgatttatttactcacccgcgctAAGTAGAATTGCGGCGATCGGCCCATCGTTTTGCTTTACGCATAAAGCAAAACTGAATTttgacgaccggccgatccgcttactggagatACACGAATGGAAAAGCTGTGCTGCCACCTGAAAATAACtcgagaaaaagtagaaatatggaAATTCAAACATGGCATGTGTGCGGCCACGTTTGGCCGTGGATAGCTCCATTGGTATGGTGCGTCCGCACTCGTTGCTTGTCCGATGAGAAAAGAGAAGAGTCATGACCTGCTGTTGGGTTCCGTTCATCGTCGTCAGGGCTAAACCGACGAAAGAAAagtccatttgctagaactccactattgGAGAAcacttacgatttggtacggatgagtttggcaaaaaaaagtgtctctttcaTTACTTTTCGATTGGTTTCGAAAatacgaaaatgcctgccttagttgcggttgttcctttcgaatgtgaaacgccgcgtggaatcttgtacaaatgcgcttttggaaacattacaacagccgcgcggtgtatcgtattgacagcaccctacaatacTCCCACTGTCCCAATGATCATTCCTTATTGAAAAAATTAGACCCACAGTTGGCTTTTCTATAACTTTAGTTAGACGATTCGTCCTGAAAACCTTCAGGCGGTAATTGACTTTTCCTATCAAAAATTGATTCGCTCAATCGAAACTTCAAATTAgttaaggtcaacttttccaGAAAAACTACATTTTTAGACGCCCCTAACtatgtttaaaatttaaaacaaacatCGAAAAATTTGCTGTTTTTTCTAGTTTGCCCTAAAGTTCATCCGATTTTGAATCAACATAAGGTGAATTCTTCAGGCCGAATTGTTCGTGCAgcattttttagtttttgttcTCGATTTATAAAGGTTCTAAAAATGTGGGAAAATAAATCTTAAATATAACAATAAAATgagcattggcgtaaataagggggggggcctggccccctccagacctacttgtagccccccccagaaaattttgaaaagtaattccaacttagtcagtttttatttcatttatatatttcctacatatttcttaattttgattatgaattctataaacatattgtttgttgcgttatcacatctatgaccattttgttcagcaaagcatcgaaatatttaagggggaacattttctcgatttttatgctcaaatcaatgccgcttctaattcagttgctagcttaaaataataaatttgttctgcatttgtttgactagtatcctggtcgcagaaacataaaaacataattgtattaagatataaatatttctgttctattaaagtaccatccgcttcaaaaaagactgaagcaactacatcaaaatgagcacatgtacacaaacccggtcaatgaaatttcgaacgaccattctttcgaaaatcttcgagttaatcgcaaggtatgccgcaaaacagttgatcaaattcctatggagctttttgctctcgctatataagtctggcacagaaagatataaaattataaaacttaagaatctttgttacaatgacagaaaaatcaacaacgcattccattgaaagtattaggacaaaacttaggcaaccttcgcactcacaacagagattgcattaaagaaatatttttataatcctaaaaagatcttgttccatttaattttttggcgatttcataaggatcatcggaaaactcttttgtgcctgcttaagttagaatttgttttttaggataaaaaaaaatagatttagaaaccagttcgtatcagaaaacatttcttttgcagcacaattcagatcgatttggctgcttctcaagtctctttgatttttgcagagaaatctctcacctattcagaaaaccatagtaaagcctcttcctaacgtcagtaactacaaaaaccctatgttattctggaatttgatttatgactcataattttatgactcatggaatttatgactcatgaaaaacactttaggattccaaatttgtgttcatcggtacttaactatttcagcacatagcatacattttggaattgcatgaatacttatattgattatgacaaaatttcgtggaatttattccacatctaaagagtttcaaaaatttcaaagttaaaaaaaatcgagatctttatgcattaagtaatcatggaaatgcttgaaaactttcagaaatatactcatatcgaatttcatttatagataattctaagaagattcttgaatcttagattacacacttatccacatttagtaacatggagaagacaagttgacacagacacagcgttttgaagcaatcacagcatcattggaaatcaattgtattattcgcgattttgtttatgttagttctaggacgaatgagcgataaacttagtcaaacaatttctattgcaatccatgcgcacagtgctttaaatcgcctttaaaaatacatcccaccagctggggccatggccccccctagaccgagactctagttacgcctatgaaaATGAGGTAAAATTTTTGACGGCGGGCCAACCATGGTTCCCGCGATTGggaatttgaaacaaatttgacgggaaaggttaattcaaaaaacaaaatcacagaaaGTCTATTGTCATCAAAAGTGTTGAATAacgaaacaattgattttaatttctaGGAATATTTTATTATCATACAATACTTTACGATTTCACATAAATCCGCCAAACTTTGTGTAGAATTCTCCTACTAAAGTCAGAAAACATTAGATTTCAAATCTAATCTCCTTGTTCTAATCCAATCCCTAATACTACAGTACTCAATACATTGTTCTCTTCCTATGCGATTTTGAAGCAACGCTTTCAAGCAGATTTGAAAGAATTATCAATTCAGTCTTAGTTCTtattcgaaacaaaaaaaaatcaaatcactaCAATTTAAACCAAACCTCACACATCTAAAATGTAAATGCAATCCTAGTGCTGGTGCGGTTGAATTTTTCATCCGAAATGCGTTCGAATCCGAACGAACCGGTGCGCAAAAACGTCACCATTTCGACCACCCTAGCATTCcgtcaaaacaaaacaattcaCCGACACTTCCTTAACTAGGTTCTAAGTACTTTTACTCTCCCACGGAAGCCGATTCCACGGCAAACCCGAACGGTTCGCCGTTTTGATTCCTTTGATTCATATAAATAGTCTTGATCTCATCTCAACACGTGCGGCTTACGCTAGCGCGAAATATGAAAGTTGATTCCTAATTAGGGTTTAATACTACTTTTCTTATTCCATTATCGTATATGTTTGTTTTATAAAAACGAAATATTTACTTCCATTATCCAAGACTTTGCGGTACGCATCTCCCATACTTCTAGTGATTGTGTtcgtgtgtttgtgtgtgtatgtatgtgtgagtTTTTTTCCGGGAGCGTTCCCTACAAACTAGATAACATTGTGGTTTAAAATATGAGTTCTACTTGTCAAGCGGTGTCCGCTGCTTTCTCTGGCCTACGACTGGGTTCGGTGAAGGTACGGAATGGGAGGATGGCATTGCTCGATGGAACAGGGACGAGATCTACGGCGGGACTTTTTAGTTCATTTGGGGGGTGAGCGAGAAATAATTTAATGAAGGGGAATTGTGAATGAGGTGTGTGGTGCGGGGGGAGGGGTTATTTACAAAATGGGAATGGGTGCTACTGCTAAGGTGATTCTACTGAGAGCGTTGGGAGAAGGCCAACGGGTAGGTGTCAGGCGGGACTGCCACGCAGGCGGGCTTCATCTTGATCTGTTCGGGGACGTTCGAGTGGACGTTGTATTTCTGCAGGATGTTGGCGATCATGATGAAGCTGAAACCGCGGACCAGGTTCTGGCCGATGCAGGTTCGCTTGCCGATGCTGAAGGGCAGGAAGTGCGGGATGTTCTTTTTGACGCGGAGAATCTGCTTCTGGCTTTCGTTCGTCGAGTCGATGTTGTTGTTTTTGATAATACTGCTGAGGTCTTCGCTGGCCGTTGGGGATCCAACCAGGTCCGAGCGGATCTGTGCCATGGTGGCGCTTTCGATGAATCGGCTTGGGTCGAACTTTTCCGGCTGGTCCCAGTACTTCTCGCTGGTGTTGAGGTCGTAGTTGTTGATGAAGACGACAGTTCCGGTTTGGACTCCGTAGCCGCCGATGCAGCTGTTTTCGGTGGCCACGTGGGGCACAATCGGCGAGGAGGAATATCGTAGAACCTCGAAGATGGTGGCCACGGTGTAGGGCATGCTCTCCGTGTCGTACAGTGTGACGTTGCGTAGACCTTTTTCGGTGACGTGATCGATTTCTTCTTGGATGCGAGCGCCGATTTCGGGATTTTTTGCGATGTATCCAAGGGCGAGCATGACAAGGTTTCCGATGGCGGAGTGTCCACCGATGAAATCCTCCAGCATGTACATGATGGTGTCTCGAGTAACGGAGGGATCTTCGCGCAAACTCTTGAGCAGGGCATCGGTGAAGTCACGCTCTGGTTCGTCCTCGCTGAGATTCTGCTCTCGTTCGTTGACAATGCGCTCCAAAATGAATCCGCGGATGTAGTTCGACCAGCTGCTCAATTTGCTCATGTGTCTGAAATAGAATGGAGCTAACCAGGGCATGAAGTCCACTGCGTAACCTTGGTTGATCTCGTAGAAGATTTCATCGAAGCTATGCACCATCTTCTGGAAACCGCAATCGTCGTATTCGAACCGGACTGAGCACATGTACTTGCTGAACATGTTGGCGCAAGCCTGCATGATCATTGGCTTGACCTTGAAGTCCTGTCCGGGGGTGATCACGTCGGACAGCTGATCCATGAAGTAGTGCATCTCCGCAACGCCGACATCGCTCATCTTTTTGTAATAACTGGAAGCGTCGCTTGGTGAACAGTGCTTGCGGGCCAAATTGCGTCGCTTTTGCTGCAGCGAGGACCAATCGCACAGGGCAAGAGCTGAAATGAGCGGAAACAAGAAACCCAAATTAGCATCAATGACAAACGTGACTGCCGCTAATGCAGGAACTAGGGATATCAGGAAGTAACCTCTCGCGCCAAACACGTTTACTAATATGTAGGTCAATATCGGAAAACCAACTGCTTCGACCGACATCTGATAGGGTTGGCAGATGACACAGAAAATGTGTTAATGTGCTGTCGATTCGACATATGAAGGACTGAAGGATATTTGAATACAATTTCcggaaatttttactggacaatATTGGTAACCCTATCCGTTATTGGCATCAGATCGATTAATAATCATATCTCGCGCATTTTGCCTACGACCCCGCTGACCAACTTCTCGGATCACCACTCGGATGCGaaataataacaacaacaatATTCCGCACACAGAACACCGTCTCAAGGGCAATTGGATTTTAGCCTCTTTATCCGTTTCTTCCCCCGCGTGGTGTTCCCTGCGTGCACGCGCGCGCGCTTGTTTGAGCCTTCGCACAGCGTGCTTCTCCGTGTCCCGCATCCACGATCAACCGAACCAATCAGTGAACATCTTATCGCGCTCAGACAATCGTTCGCCTCGGCCACGTCCTTCTTCTCGACATCGCAAAAATTGAACCGCCCGCCCGCCGCGACGCAGAACCAGGTCCACTGGCGAAGACACGTTCCGGTTATAAATATAGGTCTCGttgacaacgacgacgatgacgacgatcaTCGGGTTCGGAGGGGGGGGGGAGCTCGGAGTGGTGAGCGACGGGCGGACGCTTAAAAATAAGCAAAACGGAACGAGGCTCGATATTTAAATGAGCTCACGCTGTGTGATCAAACATAACcgaaataataaagaagaaacgaaatttttcgtaCATTTGACGGTCAAGTTCGGCGCGCGGATCCTTGGTTTACGCTCGGCAACTGACAGACAGTCTCGCGCCGTCAGCACGCATCACGCGACAAAAGAATAGGAGACCGAAAGAGAGCGAGAGCGGGCACGAGAGAGAAACTTTTATGCCCCAAGCATCTCCGATCGAAGTAGGCATAGGCCAATACGCTGTCGTCATGCAAATAATTGTACGTCATGCGTATCATGATCATTGCTGGGGATGtctaaaaatcttttatttgtCGATCTATTATAAGCCTGAATAAAATCGAAAATCAAATAAACTTTGAGAAATTTGTTGCAAAACATTGATCGACTTGTTTAAGAAATTGCATCATCCCTAGTTCACCGCTATCGAATTCGCGCTAAGTTGCGGAAGTTTACACCAACGGCAACTCTTTTGGCGCACCGCAAGACCCCGTTGAAGGTTGACAGTTTTATGTAACGTTGCGCGAATGCGAAACGCCGGACATGATTGCGGGGGATCGCACTCAAAAGTGCGATAACCGATTAAATTTATGCTTCATTTATTCCGTGGGATTTTTTCCGGGCCATCGTCCACTCTGCCGGTGAATCACATATATGCAGATTTAGTTGCCAATCAGTATTTACGTGATGCGATCGATAGCCATTAAGCGGGTTTTACTCCTGTACGCGACCATTTGTTTTATTGCGGCTCTACGGGGCCACAAGGATGCACGCGGAAGGAATGCATTATTATGCAATTGACCGGACGGAAGATATTACCAATTGTGGCACAAAACGCCGGAACCAGTGTGACCTTGAAACTGCTCTAAAGATACGGTGCTTGCCGTGCGGGGCACATGGAAACGATCGGAAGTGTGTGCACGGGGAAGCTCGTCAGGAATCGGAAGAGATCTACGATCGAGTGGATCACTTCTCCCTTTCCCGAAACGCCCGATTTTCGATTTAATGATCATCAACGATAATCATCTCTTCCGACAATTAGCATCATGATGAAGCCTTCTCGTTTCAGGTAGCAGAAACACTCCCATTTTTACCGGGCCTTCCTCATTAGATGATGCTAATGTAAACAAAATTAACGGCGCATTTCCTCGCCTGAGGAAATGTAGGTTA
Encoded proteins:
- the LOC134207955 gene encoding LOW QUALITY PROTEIN: cytochrome P450 307a1-like (The sequence of the model RefSeq protein was modified relative to this genomic sequence to represent the inferred CDS: inserted 2 bases in 2 codons), with the protein product MAYTLILVALMSLLSVVCYLKVLYEWHRKVRVHTVKSSRYAKKXQQLEENQTQEDEQSLVDLPQAPGPHPWPVLGSAAXIGQYPAPFMGFTALAKKYGDVYSIRIGQGQCLVVSSLELIREVLNQNGRYFGGRPDFLRYHQLFGGDRNNSLALCDWSSLQQKRRNLARKHCSPSDASSYYKKMSDVGVAEMHYFMDQLSDVITPGQDFKVKPMIMQACANMFSKYMCSVRFEYDDCGFQKMVHSFDEIFYEINQGYAVDFMPWLAPFYFRHMSKLSSWSNYIRGFILERIVNEREQNLSEDEPERDFTDALLKSLREDPSVTRDTIMYMLEDFIGGHSAIGNLVMLALGYIAKNPEIGARIQEEIDHVTEKGLRNVTLYDTESMPYTVATIFEVLRYSSSPIVPHVATENSCIGGYGVQTGTVVFINNYDLNTSEKYWDQPEKFDPSRFIESATMAQIRSDLVGSPTASEDLSSIIKNNNIDSTNESQKQILRVKKNIPHFLPFSIGKRTCIGQNLVRGFSFIMIANILQKYNVHSNVPEQIKMKPACVAVPPDTYPLAFSQRSQ